The following proteins come from a genomic window of Microbacterium lemovicicum:
- a CDS encoding VOC family protein yields MADQPRIYPEGVPCWVDIEVDDREAAERFYSAVFGWEFSPAMPPGAPGFYDIASLKGQDAAAIGPGTADPVWNTYIACDDVEAAAAAVTEAGGTVLSSPADAGPGGRLAICADPQGAVFRLWQARRRLGAQIVNEPGAWNFSDLRTPDADAALAFYGAVFGWRVDPGLGAGMIRLPGYGDHLASTVDPGIHERQSFAPPGFADVVAGIAQADGTARWEVRFTSADRDASIDAVQRAGGRVLSSTETDWTREALVADPSGATFVVSQLAPRG; encoded by the coding sequence ATGGCCGATCAGCCGAGGATCTACCCCGAGGGCGTGCCCTGCTGGGTCGACATCGAGGTCGACGACCGCGAGGCGGCAGAACGGTTCTACTCCGCTGTCTTCGGATGGGAGTTCTCCCCGGCGATGCCCCCGGGTGCTCCGGGCTTCTACGACATCGCCTCGCTGAAGGGACAGGATGCTGCGGCGATCGGTCCCGGCACCGCTGACCCGGTCTGGAACACCTACATCGCCTGCGACGACGTCGAGGCCGCAGCCGCCGCGGTGACCGAGGCCGGCGGCACGGTCCTGTCGTCGCCGGCGGACGCGGGGCCCGGTGGCAGGCTCGCGATCTGCGCCGATCCCCAGGGCGCCGTGTTCCGGCTGTGGCAGGCGCGGCGTCGCCTCGGCGCGCAGATCGTGAACGAGCCGGGCGCGTGGAACTTCAGCGACCTCCGGACCCCCGATGCCGACGCCGCCCTCGCGTTCTACGGTGCGGTGTTCGGCTGGCGCGTCGACCCCGGCCTCGGAGCCGGGATGATCCGTCTCCCCGGCTACGGCGACCACCTGGCGAGCACGGTGGACCCCGGCATCCACGAACGCCAGTCCTTCGCTCCTCCCGGCTTCGCCGATGTGGTCGCGGGCATCGCTCAGGCCGACGGCACAGCCCGGTGGGAGGTGCGCTTCACCTCCGCCGACCGCGATGCGAGCATCGACGCGGTCCAGCGTGCGGGAGGACGGGTGCTGTCGTCCACCGAGACCGACTGGACGCGCGAGGCCCTCGTCGCCGACCCGTCGGGCGCCACGTTCGTCGTCAGCCAGCTCGCGCCGCGCGGCTAG